In Rhipicephalus microplus isolate Deutch F79 chromosome 7, USDA_Rmic, whole genome shotgun sequence, one genomic interval encodes:
- the LOC119179812 gene encoding ubiquitin-conjugating enzyme E2 2 — protein sequence MALKRIKKELEDISRDPPANCSAGPIDHADLFNWQATIMGPTESPFEGGVFRLNIVFPKDYPFKPPKVSFATKIYHPNISTHGDICLDILKSQWSPALSIAKVLLSICVLMCDPNPDDPLMPRVASVYKNNRSLYEATAREWTRTYAME from the exons ATGGCCCTTAAGCGCATCAAGAAGGAGCTAGAAGACATCAGCCGCGACCCGCCGGCCAACTGTTCGGCGGGCCCCATCGACCATGCGGACCTGTTCAACTGGCAGGCTACCATCATGGGGCCGACGGAGAGTCCCTTCGAAGGCGGAGTGTTCAGGCTTAACATCGTCTTCCCGAAGGACTACCCGTTCAAGCCTCCCAAG GTGAGCTTCGCCACCAAGATTTACCACCCGAACATCAGCACGCATGGTGACATCTGCCTGGACATCCTGAAGTCGCAGTGGTCGCCAGCACTGTCTATCGCCAAGGTGCTGCTTTCCATCTGCGTGCTTATGTGCGACCCCAACCCGGATGACCCGTTGATGCCTCGCGTGGCATCCGTCTACAAGAACAACCGGAGTCTGTACGAGGCGACAGCAAGGGAGTGGACGAGGACGTACGCCATGGAGTAG